The Mauremys mutica isolate MM-2020 ecotype Southern chromosome 1, ASM2049712v1, whole genome shotgun sequence genome has a segment encoding these proteins:
- the LOC123378559 gene encoding sulfotransferase 1C1-like produces the protein MPLDKMKDLSLECSVTRSETDEVGGVLLPKKVCDRWDQIWNFRARPDDLLIATYAKAGTTWIQEIVDMIQHDGDIEKCKRATTYLRHPFIEWVLPGPFSSNTNGLELAEAMPSPRTLKTHLPVQLVPPSFWEQECKIIYVARNAKDNLVSYYHFHRMNKNMPEPGTWEEFLEKFMAGQVLWGCWYDHVKGWWDAKENHCILYLFYEDLKEDPKREIQKVLQFLEKDLENEVLDKIIHHTTFEIMKDNPMANYTFQPPAVMDHSISPFMRKGTVGDWKNHFTMAQNEKFDEDYRKKMSRTSLTFRMEL, from the exons ATGCCCCTGGATAAGATGAAAGATCTGAGCCTAGAGTGCTCCGTGACACGCTCTGAAACAGATGAAGTGGGTGGAGTTCTCCTTCCAAAAAAAGTGTGTGACAGGTGGGATCAAATTTGGAACTTCAGAGCCAGACCTGATGATCTGCTCATCGCAACCTATGCAAAAGCAG GTACAACATGGATACAGGAGATTGTAGATATGATCCAACATGATGGAGACATTGAGAAATGCAAACGTGCCACCACTTATCTGCGACACCCTTTCATTGAGTGGGTTCTGCCTGGACCTTTCAGCTCTAATACAAATG GCCTGGAACTAGCTGAAGCGATGCCCTCCCCACGAACACTGAAAACTCATCTCCCTGTACAACTGGTGCCTCCATCCTTTTGGGAGCAAGAGTGTAAG ATAATCTATGTGGCAAGAAATGCGAAAGACAACCTGGTGTCCTACTACCATTTTCACAGAATGAATAAAAATATGCCTGAGCCAGGAACCTGGGAGGAGTTTTTGGAGAAATTCATGGCTGGACAAG TGCTTTGGGGTTGCTGGTATGATCATGTAAAAGGATGGTGGGATGCAAAAGAAAACCACTGTATTCTCTACCTCTTCTATGAAGATCTAAAGGAG GATCCAAAGCGTGAAATCCAAAAGGTGTTACAGTTCCTGGAGAAGGACTTAGAGAATGAGGTTCTCGATAAAATCATCCACCACACAACATTTGAGATAATGAAGGACAACCCCATGGCAAACTATACTTTTCAACCTCCTGCAGTAATGGACCACTCAATCTCACCATTCATGAGAAAAG GGACTGTTGGAGATTGGAAGAACCATTTCACAATGGCACAGAATGAGAAATTTGATGAAGATTATAGGAAGAAGATGTCTAGAACCTCTCTGACCTTCCGCATGGAGCTCTGA